A window of Polyangia bacterium genomic DNA:
CGCCGTAGAATCGCTTCCAGTTCGCCCATGTCCAACTCGACGATTGCCGCTTTCGACGGAATCATGTGGATCGATAACGCGAGTCAGCGCTCGCGGCGTACAGCATGGGTAAAAACAGTTCGCTCGGCAACGGCTCGCACTTCTCGAGGGCGCGTGCGCGTGGACGAACCATAACACGGCGCCGAAGAAAACGAGAAGAGCAGTCGGGCGCGATTCACCGATTCCCGGCGCGATTCCCGCCCGAGGGGCGTCAACCGACAGGAGTGACGGCCCGCCACGCCGGCGCCGCCTGGGTTGCTTCGGGATCGCCGGCCGAGAACAAAACGTGCAATTGATGGGCGACCAGTGCCGTGGCCGCCGCCGTGGCAGACTTCGGCCACCAACGGAATCGGCCGCTGGAGAGGCGCTTGTGGCACAACCAAAATCCCTGGCCGTCGTACACCAAGACTTTTAGCGCCGTCGCCGGCCGGTTGCGGAACACGAACACGCAGCCGGCAAACGG
This region includes:
- the tnpB gene encoding IS66 family insertion sequence element accessory protein TnpB (TnpB, as the term is used for proteins encoded by IS66 family insertion elements, is considered an accessory protein, since TnpC, encoded by a neighboring gene, is a DDE family transposase.), producing the protein PFAGCVFVFRNRPATALKVLVYDGQGFWLCHKRLSSGRFRWWPKSATAAATALVAHQLHVLFSAGDPEATQAAPAWRAVTPVG